Proteins from one Leptospira wolffii serovar Khorat str. Khorat-H2 genomic window:
- the fliS gene encoding flagellar export chaperone FliS — protein sequence MSLARKSTASVEQYKSNEISTVSQGKLIVMLYEGAIRFLNVAIDNNTPRKYDVVNNHILKAQEIVTELMLALNMENGGEVANNLLGIYVYIKKRLLEANMKKDSEILHEIIKYLEDLKNAWEEIEKKEKASSVVPMPAPGSRGTGLSLQG from the coding sequence ATGTCACTTGCCAGAAAATCGACGGCTTCGGTCGAACAGTACAAATCCAACGAAATTTCTACTGTAAGTCAGGGAAAGCTCATAGTCATGCTTTATGAGGGAGCGATCCGTTTTTTAAATGTGGCCATCGATAATAATACCCCTCGCAAGTACGATGTGGTGAACAACCATATCCTCAAGGCTCAGGAAATCGTCACCGAGCTCATGTTAGCCTTGAACATGGAAAATGGGGGAGAGGTCGCCAATAATCTCCTAGGCATTTATGTTTATATCAAAAAGCGACTTCTCGAAGCCAATATGAAGAAGGACAGCGAGATCCTACACGAAATCATCAAGTATCTGGAAGATTTGAAAAATGCTTGGGAAGAAATCGAGAAGAAGGAAAAAGCTTCCTCCGTAGTTCCTATGCCGGCTCCGGGCTCCAGAGGCACCGGACTCTCTCTCCAAGGATAA
- a CDS encoding enoyl-CoA hydratase/isomerase family protein, whose protein sequence is MIDVEKNGHILELYIKTNETNSLGKEFFDKLASTMQEAEKDRTVKAILLSGRNDKFFSNGFNPEIFVGKTLEEIKSVLNDALGACARVLFSNKPVICAMNGHSMGVGAVLAIFSDYRILVEKKGRLGFPESMIGINFPSTAALVLKDLVGIKTARDLLYSGKGLKADEAVQLGLVEESATPEELIAKARKWCQQFEGMAIESVVGIKLALRDSQRLAADQFRKRDIDLLAEAVFTPNGQEGMRSILERRRPVFT, encoded by the coding sequence ATGATCGACGTAGAAAAAAACGGACATATATTAGAACTTTATATTAAAACCAACGAAACCAATTCGTTAGGCAAGGAATTCTTCGATAAACTCGCAAGTACGATGCAGGAAGCGGAGAAGGACAGGACGGTTAAGGCCATTCTTCTTTCCGGAAGAAACGACAAATTCTTTTCCAACGGTTTTAATCCCGAGATATTCGTAGGAAAAACCCTGGAAGAGATCAAATCCGTATTGAATGACGCTTTGGGCGCCTGCGCTCGTGTTTTATTTTCCAATAAGCCGGTAATCTGCGCTATGAACGGACACTCCATGGGAGTCGGAGCCGTTCTTGCGATCTTTTCTGATTACAGGATTCTTGTGGAAAAGAAAGGAAGGTTGGGCTTTCCGGAATCCATGATCGGCATCAATTTTCCTTCGACTGCCGCACTCGTATTAAAGGATTTAGTGGGAATAAAAACCGCTAGGGATTTGCTTTATAGCGGAAAGGGCTTAAAGGCCGACGAAGCGGTACAGTTAGGCCTAGTAGAAGAATCTGCGACTCCGGAAGAATTGATCGCCAAAGCCAGAAAATGGTGCCAGCAATTCGAGGGAATGGCGATCGAATCCGTCGTAGGAATTAAATTGGCCCTTAGAGATTCTCAAAGACTAGCAGCGGATCAATTCCGAAAACGTGATATAGACTTGCTGGCGGAGGCGGTATTTACCCCCAACGGCCAGGAAGGAATGAGATCCATCCTGGAACGTAGAAGGCCGGTATTTACCTAA
- a CDS encoding deoxyguanosinetriphosphate triphosphohydrolase has product MIESENSFLAPYAVFQDQTGGREYSEEEHPYRIPFQRDRDRVVHSSAFKRLQYKTQVFVHSVGENYRNRLTHTLEVAGISRTIASALGLNSLLAETIALAHDLGHTPFGHAGQDMLADLMKDYGGFEHNKQSLRIVTFLETRYPSFPGLNLCRETIKGMMKHGAEYSGSSLGKERKEEGPSLEGQCADVADEIAYTNHDIDDGLEMGYLRLEDLSTVSLWAETAQKVRASYPSLGGKVFVRTVIRELTNGMVSNMIQNIQNRISDWKIETRSDLNRIYMEGKRIASYDSEFSDKVRELKSFLHETLYRHPSVVVTSDRGRDIIEALFHHFRKQPDSIPEIYRDRIASEGLERCVCDFVAGMTDRYAEELAHSVGIPTATK; this is encoded by the coding sequence ATTATAGAATCCGAAAATTCTTTTCTCGCTCCCTATGCGGTTTTTCAGGACCAAACCGGAGGTAGGGAATATTCGGAAGAAGAGCATCCCTATCGGATTCCTTTCCAGAGGGATCGAGATCGAGTCGTCCATTCCAGCGCTTTCAAACGATTGCAATACAAGACACAAGTATTCGTACATTCCGTGGGGGAGAATTATCGCAATCGTCTCACTCATACGTTGGAGGTTGCGGGTATTTCCAGGACCATCGCCTCCGCATTGGGTTTGAATTCTCTTCTCGCTGAAACAATCGCGCTCGCTCACGACTTGGGTCATACTCCCTTCGGTCATGCAGGCCAGGACATGCTTGCGGATCTCATGAAGGACTACGGAGGCTTCGAGCATAATAAGCAATCCCTTCGTATCGTTACATTCTTAGAAACTAGGTATCCTTCTTTTCCTGGGTTGAATCTTTGTAGGGAAACGATCAAAGGAATGATGAAGCACGGAGCGGAATACTCCGGATCTTCCTTAGGAAAAGAAAGAAAAGAAGAAGGTCCTAGTTTGGAAGGCCAATGTGCAGACGTGGCCGACGAGATCGCATATACGAACCATGATATAGATGACGGACTGGAGATGGGATACCTTCGTTTGGAAGATCTCTCCACGGTTTCTCTTTGGGCGGAAACCGCGCAAAAGGTGAGAGCTTCTTATCCTTCTCTCGGGGGAAAAGTTTTTGTGAGAACTGTGATCCGGGAACTCACGAACGGAATGGTATCCAATATGATCCAAAATATCCAGAATCGAATTTCCGATTGGAAGATCGAAACTAGATCCGACCTGAATCGAATCTATATGGAAGGCAAGAGAATCGCAAGTTACGATTCGGAATTTTCGGATAAAGTCCGAGAATTGAAAAGTTTCCTGCATGAGACTTTGTACAGGCATCCGTCCGTAGTGGTAACGAGCGATCGGGGAAGGGATATCATCGAGGCTTTATTCCATCATTTTAGAAAGCAGCCGGATTCGATTCCGGAAATCTATAGGGATAGGATAGCAAGCGAAGGTTTGGAAAGATGCGTATGCGATTTCGTGGCGGGAATGACGGATCGTTATGCAGAGGAATTGGCCCATAGCGTGGGAATTCCTACAGCTACGAAATAA
- a CDS encoding DedA family protein: MDLVNISALVDFFSQFGHEFAYIAVFLTLILCGFGLPVPEDISLVSGGVISGLGYANEHIMFAVGMAGVIIGDGSVFLLGRVFGEKVLRIPFVAKFLTPERFAQVQDKFSKYGNWVVFMARFMPGLRMPIYLTAGTSDRISFFRFLCLDTFAAVISVPIWVYLGHYGAKNLDQLKTWVHQGQVTVFSLLGLGIVILLTAVYLKKKRSEKP; the protein is encoded by the coding sequence ATGGATCTAGTTAATATCTCCGCTCTCGTCGATTTCTTCTCTCAGTTCGGACACGAATTCGCTTATATCGCTGTCTTCCTCACCCTGATTCTTTGCGGTTTCGGATTACCCGTTCCGGAAGATATTTCCTTAGTATCGGGAGGAGTCATCTCAGGACTCGGTTACGCCAACGAGCATATCATGTTTGCGGTAGGAATGGCCGGAGTTATCATAGGAGACGGCTCCGTTTTCCTTTTGGGTAGAGTTTTCGGGGAGAAGGTACTACGAATTCCTTTCGTAGCCAAATTCCTAACTCCGGAAAGATTCGCCCAGGTCCAGGACAAGTTTTCCAAGTACGGAAACTGGGTGGTTTTCATGGCACGCTTCATGCCGGGACTCAGAATGCCCATTTATCTCACCGCCGGGACTTCGGATCGAATTTCCTTTTTCCGTTTTCTCTGCCTGGACACTTTCGCAGCAGTGATTTCCGTTCCAATCTGGGTCTATCTAGGCCATTATGGGGCCAAGAACCTAGACCAGCTCAAGACATGGGTTCACCAAGGTCAGGTAACTGTGTTTTCCCTTCTGGGACTCGGAATCGTAATATTACTGACCGCGGTTTATCTGAAAAAGAAACGTTCGGAAAAGCCTTAG
- the purN gene encoding phosphoribosylglycinamide formyltransferase, giving the protein MASLFPKPRKKLVFLASGRGSNFEAVLASLRKNKIHGDPICLVTDNPSAKAIQVAESFRIPVKVLDFKSYSQKSQYHEELLHTLQELSPDLIVACGYMRILKPEIIRAFPNRILNIHPSLLPSFPGLDAQKQAFEYGVKIAGCTAHFVDEGVDSGPIILQGVVKIEEKMTERELTLAILKEEHKILPLAVKLFCEDRLLIKDRKVSIL; this is encoded by the coding sequence TTGGCAAGTCTGTTTCCCAAACCCAGAAAAAAGCTTGTTTTTTTAGCTTCGGGCCGGGGGAGCAATTTTGAGGCGGTTTTGGCCTCTCTCCGGAAGAATAAAATCCACGGGGATCCGATTTGTCTAGTCACGGATAATCCCTCTGCTAAGGCCATCCAAGTCGCCGAGTCCTTTCGGATCCCTGTCAAAGTCCTAGATTTCAAATCCTACTCCCAAAAGTCGCAATACCATGAGGAGTTACTACACACCCTCCAGGAATTATCTCCGGACCTGATCGTTGCCTGTGGTTACATGAGAATTTTAAAGCCGGAGATCATCCGAGCCTTTCCGAATCGTATCCTAAATATACACCCGTCTCTTTTACCCTCCTTCCCGGGCCTGGATGCCCAAAAGCAGGCTTTCGAGTACGGTGTGAAAATTGCCGGATGCACCGCTCATTTCGTGGACGAGGGAGTGGATTCCGGTCCCATCATTCTCCAAGGAGTCGTGAAAATCGAGGAGAAGATGACGGAAAGAGAATTGACTCTTGCCATTCTCAAAGAGGAACATAAAATCCTGCCCCTCGCGGTGAAATTATTCTGCGAAGATAGGCTACTCATCAAAGATAGGAAGGTTTCCATCCTCTAG
- a CDS encoding tetratricopeptide repeat protein: protein MKHASIIPILAFSVLTSIPAFASPQTQGNFLVCRDSDPEGRPRSVWPSFFFSLGLESLNKARRSEGRERAEEIVESISYYDKYIRCSESVGVPVSAIARWNKALAHYYIGQWKEALQETDLAEKADPNFKETYILKATILLNQAEYEKTAQYLEKNLSRFPDDPDIYYLLSSAVLALKNDAKAILYLSSLRDLIKQKDANPKYPEFVYLSLGKTYFAQGQNNKALFYISGYLEMRPENWEVRFLLARILDQLGKFSQAKKQLQRILQEIQGNSSVELMLGEMYFIESRSMAAGYFEGLKKSGKLPKDGILYGLNAVLNSRYMDAGKILFPLREKSPRRLSVRLAVMEILKRDPNFPKIEYVKELVETAGIALQSQLPNLAETLLIEAIQISVRENMDKTSIAEEYDFLASVYERNGSIYRSILSVRKAIEYSQTPEDSRKYNLHLAYLLRGNPPGRIQESEDIIGKILAEDSKNHYAHYLSGIVLFQLEKYEQSRAAFSEAILLDPKGASYYFYRATTLEKLGKIPAMEEDLRKAMELDPENPIAYNYLGYHYSERGERLDEALELIRKAVELAPDNEAYQDSLGWIYFKKGRIEEALLHLNLAYQILQDKNENDPTICEHLGDVHFEKREFADTRTFWEKSESLFQKKEDKARIREKLGRLKANPATNKP from the coding sequence ATGAAACACGCAAGCATTATTCCGATTCTGGCATTTTCCGTCCTAACTTCGATTCCAGCATTTGCAAGCCCCCAAACTCAGGGAAATTTTTTGGTTTGTAGAGACTCCGATCCGGAAGGAAGGCCTAGATCCGTTTGGCCCTCCTTTTTCTTTTCCCTAGGCTTGGAGAGTTTGAACAAGGCGAGAAGGTCGGAAGGTAGAGAGAGAGCGGAGGAAATCGTAGAATCCATATCGTACTACGATAAATATATACGTTGCTCCGAATCCGTGGGAGTTCCCGTCTCCGCAATCGCCCGCTGGAACAAAGCATTGGCTCATTATTATATTGGACAATGGAAAGAAGCCCTCCAGGAAACGGATCTTGCGGAAAAGGCGGATCCGAATTTCAAAGAAACCTATATTCTGAAAGCCACGATCCTTCTAAATCAGGCGGAGTACGAAAAGACAGCTCAGTATTTGGAAAAGAATCTGAGTCGCTTCCCGGACGATCCCGATATCTATTATCTTTTGAGTTCCGCGGTTCTGGCTCTGAAGAACGACGCAAAGGCTATTCTATACCTAAGCTCTCTACGGGATCTCATCAAGCAAAAGGATGCCAATCCTAAATACCCGGAATTCGTTTATCTTTCACTGGGCAAGACCTACTTTGCCCAAGGACAGAACAATAAGGCTCTATTCTATATCTCCGGGTATCTGGAGATGAGACCGGAGAATTGGGAGGTCCGATTCTTACTCGCAAGAATCCTGGACCAGTTGGGAAAATTCTCTCAGGCAAAGAAGCAATTGCAGAGAATCCTCCAAGAGATCCAAGGAAATTCTTCGGTGGAACTGATGCTCGGAGAGATGTACTTCATCGAAAGCCGTTCCATGGCGGCTGGGTATTTCGAAGGGCTTAAGAAAAGCGGAAAATTGCCCAAAGACGGCATTCTATACGGGCTCAATGCGGTCTTGAATTCCAGATATATGGACGCCGGAAAAATCCTATTCCCTTTGCGGGAAAAATCTCCCCGTAGACTTTCCGTTCGCTTGGCAGTGATGGAAATTTTGAAAAGGGACCCGAATTTTCCTAAAATCGAATATGTAAAGGAACTGGTGGAAACCGCAGGGATAGCACTTCAATCACAGCTTCCTAATTTGGCGGAGACTCTATTGATCGAGGCCATCCAAATCTCCGTTCGAGAGAATATGGACAAGACCTCCATAGCGGAAGAATACGATTTTCTCGCAAGCGTTTACGAAAGAAACGGTTCCATATATCGTTCCATTCTCTCCGTCCGAAAGGCGATCGAGTATTCCCAAACTCCCGAAGATTCCAGAAAATATAATTTACATTTAGCTTATTTACTGCGCGGGAATCCTCCCGGTAGGATCCAAGAGTCGGAAGATATCATCGGGAAAATACTGGCCGAGGACTCCAAGAATCATTACGCACATTATCTTTCCGGAATCGTACTATTCCAATTGGAAAAATACGAACAAAGCCGCGCGGCGTTCAGCGAGGCGATTCTTTTGGATCCCAAGGGAGCTTCCTATTATTTCTATAGGGCCACGACCTTGGAAAAATTGGGCAAGATACCCGCTATGGAAGAGGATCTGCGGAAAGCCATGGAGCTGGATCCCGAAAATCCGATCGCATATAATTACCTAGGTTACCATTACTCCGAAAGAGGAGAACGCTTAGACGAGGCTCTGGAGTTGATCCGAAAGGCGGTGGAACTCGCTCCGGATAACGAGGCTTATCAGGATAGTTTGGGATGGATCTATTTCAAGAAAGGTAGAATAGAGGAGGCCTTATTACATTTGAATTTGGCCTACCAGATCTTGCAGGACAAGAACGAAAACGATCCTACGATCTGCGAGCATTTAGGAGACGTGCATTTCGAAAAAAGGGAATTCGCGGATACTAGAACCTTCTGGGAAAAATCCGAAAGCCTATTTCAAAAGAAGGAAGACAAGGCGAGAATTCGGGAAAAACTGGGGAGGCTGAAAGCAAATCCGGCTACGAACAAACCCTGA
- a CDS encoding DnaJ domain protein, translating to MEDGDLLSRALDFYGLPRKFDAELVRTRFRELSRKYHPDSGEYETDFLFKELVQLRDVLLHSLESKEEALETGTKAEDREGFVSYKEAKKRTAEALERYFQFTEGNPVFLKGEENPALRKLREELETVVGEWKEFLDHYPQSIWKEDAEKTLQKLSVWFKD from the coding sequence GTGGAAGACGGGGACCTGCTAAGCCGAGCCCTAGACTTTTACGGACTTCCAAGAAAATTCGACGCTGAGCTAGTCCGAACCCGCTTCCGAGAACTTTCCCGAAAATACCATCCCGATTCGGGGGAATACGAAACCGATTTCCTATTCAAAGAACTCGTTCAGTTGAGAGATGTGCTTTTGCATTCTCTAGAATCCAAAGAGGAAGCATTGGAGACCGGAACGAAAGCGGAAGACAGAGAAGGCTTCGTATCCTATAAGGAAGCCAAAAAGAGAACCGCGGAAGCTCTCGAAAGATATTTCCAGTTTACGGAAGGCAATCCTGTCTTTCTAAAAGGAGAAGAAAATCCGGCTCTTAGAAAATTAAGAGAAGAGCTGGAGACCGTTGTGGGAGAATGGAAGGAGTTTTTGGATCATTATCCCCAAAGCATCTGGAAGGAAGACGCGGAAAAAACTCTGCAAAAACTTTCGGTCTGGTTTAAAGACTAA
- the purH gene encoding bifunctional phosphoribosylaminoimidazolecarboxamide formyltransferase/IMP cyclohydrolase, giving the protein MIKITRALISVSDKTGLIGFAKYLDSKGVEIISTGGTLKTLQENGIKAVAIDDYTGFPEILDGRVKTLHPKVHGGLLGVVSNPEHKKKMEELGIPKIDLVVVNLYPFVQTVSKPGVKLDEAIENIDIGGPSMLRSAAKNYRHTVVVTDPNDYKTVEDSMKVNEGSVDADTSFLLMRKAFSHTALYDAAISSWFNKLAGEKFPDILNLSFTKKQKLRYGENPHQGGAFYEPLFNKSEFAPLQGKELSFNNMLDFDAAFHISALLPDNTVCIIKHLNPCGIAYADDPLEAFRLAKRTDPISAFGGIIGIKGAVSGELAVLIGETFVEGVIAQKFEPAALEFFAKKPNVRLIEIANFQEALDEMDLRPIHHGMLLQDRDYATITEKDLKVVTKKQPTEEDIRGLMFAWSTVKFIKSNAIVYTEENATLGIGAGQMSRVDSVQLGATKALNVGLSVVGSYVASDAFFPFRDGIDAIAKVGAKAIIQPGGSIRDEEVIKAADEHGLIMVFTGMRHFRH; this is encoded by the coding sequence ATGATCAAAATCACTCGTGCCCTCATCTCGGTCAGCGACAAGACAGGACTGATCGGTTTCGCGAAATATCTGGACTCCAAAGGCGTTGAAATCATCTCCACCGGCGGAACACTCAAGACTCTCCAAGAAAACGGAATCAAGGCCGTCGCCATTGACGATTATACCGGCTTTCCGGAAATCCTCGACGGCAGAGTAAAGACTCTCCACCCGAAAGTTCACGGAGGCCTTTTGGGAGTGGTTTCCAATCCCGAGCACAAAAAGAAAATGGAAGAGCTCGGAATACCTAAGATCGATCTCGTAGTTGTAAATCTCTATCCTTTCGTACAGACAGTATCCAAGCCGGGAGTGAAATTAGACGAGGCCATCGAGAATATAGATATCGGCGGGCCGTCCATGCTACGTTCCGCGGCCAAGAATTATCGCCACACGGTAGTAGTCACGGATCCCAACGATTACAAGACTGTGGAAGATTCCATGAAGGTTAACGAAGGTTCCGTGGATGCGGATACTTCTTTCCTTTTGATGAGAAAGGCGTTTTCTCATACGGCTCTTTACGATGCCGCTATTTCCTCCTGGTTCAATAAACTCGCCGGAGAAAAATTCCCCGACATTCTGAATCTTTCCTTCACCAAAAAACAAAAGCTGAGATACGGCGAGAACCCCCACCAGGGCGGCGCATTCTACGAGCCTCTTTTCAATAAAAGCGAATTCGCTCCTCTTCAGGGTAAAGAATTATCCTTCAATAATATGTTGGATTTCGACGCGGCATTCCATATCTCCGCTCTTCTTCCCGACAATACGGTCTGCATTATCAAACATTTGAATCCTTGCGGGATCGCTTATGCGGACGATCCTTTAGAAGCATTCCGATTGGCTAAAAGAACCGATCCCATTTCCGCTTTCGGAGGAATCATCGGAATCAAGGGAGCCGTTTCGGGAGAACTCGCGGTTCTAATCGGAGAGACATTCGTAGAGGGAGTGATCGCCCAAAAATTCGAGCCTGCGGCGCTGGAATTCTTCGCCAAGAAACCGAACGTGCGACTCATTGAAATAGCAAACTTCCAAGAAGCGCTGGACGAAATGGATTTAAGACCCATCCACCACGGTATGCTTTTACAAGACAGGGACTACGCTACGATCACCGAAAAGGATCTGAAAGTAGTGACGAAAAAGCAACCTACGGAAGAGGATATCCGAGGGCTCATGTTCGCCTGGTCCACTGTGAAATTCATCAAGTCCAATGCGATCGTTTACACCGAAGAAAACGCAACTCTAGGAATCGGAGCCGGACAGATGTCCAGAGTGGATTCCGTGCAATTGGGTGCCACAAAAGCGTTGAACGTGGGACTCTCCGTAGTAGGTTCTTATGTTGCGAGCGACGCATTCTTCCCTTTCCGGGACGGAATAGACGCGATCGCGAAAGTGGGAGCCAAGGCGATCATCCAACCCGGAGGTTCCATTCGGGACGAAGAAGTGATTAAAGCCGCGGACGAACACGGGTTGATCATGGTATTTACCGGCATGAGGCACTTCAGACATTGA
- a CDS encoding LIC11661 family lipoprotein yields the protein MNQSLSFGRTKCLSRLLPILILFLFSACKHYSSNRIITTPPTLIGIAPISSGYELRLRAGNPEAFFGGYTLYSAATVFDSRNPSDFSIGKGCELPLNLLPNQPIEYSIEITTSTGPLSTPGPGENTNRVCKIIATLNSGDYITLRSSVISLDLNSGTKDIYVFSMPSNTLQVP from the coding sequence ATGAACCAATCTTTATCTTTCGGAAGGACAAAATGCCTTTCCCGGCTTCTTCCGATTCTCATCCTTTTTCTTTTCTCCGCTTGCAAACATTATTCCAGCAATAGAATCATCACGACTCCTCCCACTCTAATCGGAATCGCTCCCATCTCGAGCGGATACGAGCTAAGACTGAGAGCCGGAAATCCGGAGGCATTCTTCGGAGGATACACTCTTTATTCCGCTGCCACGGTTTTCGATTCTAGGAATCCTTCCGATTTTTCCATCGGCAAGGGTTGCGAATTGCCTTTGAATCTTCTTCCCAACCAACCTATAGAATATTCCATAGAAATCACGACAAGCACCGGCCCTCTATCCACTCCCGGTCCAGGAGAGAATACGAACAGGGTTTGTAAGATCATCGCCACTTTGAATTCGGGGGATTATATTACTCTCAGATCCTCCGTGATTTCCTTGGATCTAAATTCAGGCACAAAGGATATATACGTATTCTCCATGCCTTCCAACACATTGCAGGTTCCTTAG
- a CDS encoding cysteine desulfurase family protein: MKRIKYFDYNATHPPIPGLLSRVYSEYEEDFFNPSGPTRFSLARQGKIEESRKILSQLTGKDAKGFVFASSGTEANYLLAYFLKPSVKTKVYLSPFEHASVYAAFHSLEIPTSVLHTDKSGLISLAELDSVLKEEPGPVCIIHAGNETGVVQPLEEIATICENRNVSLFSDLMQSFGKIPVPFARLTGFTFSGHKIGAGLGASAVWFEPKLLKEGGIFGGGNQENGHRAGTENSPAILSLAEAAKIQFQEMEKKAVRLEDFQRRIESELKGLGAEIVAENSPRLASTTFAILPVEDLDFFMMGMEEKGFALSTGSSCKSRSREPAPSLLSMGYTKEEALRAIRISTGTFTSTEEVDALLLAIREVISSVI, translated from the coding sequence ATGAAACGAATTAAGTACTTCGATTATAACGCAACTCATCCGCCCATCCCCGGTTTGCTTTCCAGGGTCTATTCGGAATATGAGGAGGATTTCTTCAATCCTTCCGGGCCCACACGTTTTTCCCTAGCTAGACAGGGAAAGATCGAGGAATCCAGAAAGATCCTTTCCCAACTTACAGGTAAGGACGCGAAAGGATTCGTATTCGCATCCTCAGGAACCGAAGCTAATTACTTACTCGCTTATTTTCTCAAACCTTCCGTAAAGACGAAAGTCTATCTTTCTCCTTTCGAACACGCTTCGGTTTACGCTGCCTTTCATAGTCTGGAAATTCCCACCTCCGTTTTGCATACGGATAAATCAGGACTCATATCCTTGGCAGAACTGGATTCGGTATTAAAAGAAGAACCGGGTCCCGTATGTATCATCCATGCGGGAAACGAAACCGGAGTCGTCCAGCCTCTCGAAGAGATCGCAACCATTTGCGAAAATAGAAACGTATCTCTATTCTCCGATCTAATGCAATCCTTCGGTAAGATCCCGGTTCCGTTTGCACGACTGACCGGATTCACTTTTTCCGGTCATAAAATAGGAGCCGGCCTGGGCGCATCTGCGGTTTGGTTCGAACCAAAGCTCTTAAAAGAAGGCGGGATCTTTGGAGGAGGAAACCAAGAAAATGGGCACCGCGCGGGCACGGAAAACTCGCCTGCAATCCTAAGCTTAGCGGAAGCAGCCAAAATCCAATTCCAAGAGATGGAAAAGAAGGCCGTCCGACTGGAAGATTTCCAAAGAAGAATAGAATCCGAACTAAAAGGATTAGGTGCGGAAATCGTGGCGGAAAACTCACCTAGACTAGCCTCCACTACTTTCGCGATTCTTCCCGTGGAAGACCTGGACTTTTTCATGATGGGAATGGAGGAAAAGGGTTTTGCTCTTTCTACGGGTTCTTCCTGTAAATCCAGATCCAGGGAACCGGCCCCTTCTCTTCTTTCCATGGGCTACACAAAAGAAGAAGCGTTACGCGCCATACGCATCTCCACCGGAACCTTTACTTCTACGGAAGAAGTGGACGCATTGCTTTTGGCGATCCGAGAAGTGATTTCTTCGGTGATTTAA
- a CDS encoding HNH endonuclease — protein MDVLAQPVLVLNATYVPVAIRTVKDAIILLVLNKAELVKDEKALLIRSEKVRFTAPRIILLTGYYKVPKRKHKLSRENIFLRDNHECVYCRRKYPSSRLTLDHVIPKSRWNEIPKDKKPLDYHTWENLVTACRDCNSKKGNKLLHELKWEIPENRSTNKRRFPQFSVSEQLAEKFGWEDYIRS, from the coding sequence ATGGACGTCCTCGCCCAGCCTGTGTTGGTGCTGAATGCGACCTATGTTCCGGTCGCAATTCGTACGGTAAAAGACGCGATTATTCTTTTGGTCTTAAACAAGGCCGAGCTGGTCAAGGACGAGAAGGCTCTTCTTATCCGCTCCGAAAAGGTCCGATTCACCGCTCCTCGGATCATTCTACTCACCGGTTATTACAAGGTTCCCAAAAGAAAGCATAAGCTTTCCCGGGAAAATATTTTCCTTAGGGACAATCACGAATGCGTGTATTGCCGCAGGAAATACCCTTCTTCTCGTCTTACCCTGGACCATGTGATTCCTAAGAGTCGATGGAACGAAATCCCGAAAGACAAAAAGCCTCTGGACTACCATACCTGGGAAAATCTGGTTACCGCCTGTAGGGACTGCAATTCCAAGAAAGGAAATAAACTGCTACACGAGCTCAAATGGGAGATCCCTGAAAATCGATCGACAAACAAGAGACGTTTTCCACAGTTTTCCGTATCGGAACAACTGGCTGAAAAATTCGGTTGGGAAGATTATATTCGCAGCTAA